From a single Marinobacter sp. THAF197a genomic region:
- the queF gene encoding NADPH-dependent 7-cyano-7-deazaguanine reductase QueF (Catalyzes the NADPH-dependent reduction of 7-cyano-7-deazaguanine (preQ0) to 7-aminomethyl-7-deazaguanine (preQ1) in queuosine biosynthesis), which yields MALHNAPLGKASDYPDQYDPSLLFPVAREENRRRIGLEDGRWPWFGEDLWQAWEISWLRPGGVPAVAWGEIRFPAASPSIIESKSLKLYLNSLNQAVFSSADQVAETITADLSSACGAAVAVRLFSVDESAPAEGRPQGYELIDDEPVDDVVYEYSADSLSAGEEVVSEQLCSHLLKSNCPVTGQPDWASVFIRYTGPKIDRAGLLRYVVSFRQKQDFHEHCVETVFTDLMARCQPTELMVCARYTRRGGLDINPWRSTCAEGDAGPRLVRQ from the coding sequence ATGGCTTTGCACAATGCGCCGCTGGGAAAGGCCAGCGACTATCCGGATCAGTACGATCCGTCTCTGTTGTTCCCGGTTGCCCGTGAGGAAAACCGCCGCCGTATCGGGCTGGAGGATGGCCGCTGGCCGTGGTTTGGTGAGGACCTCTGGCAGGCGTGGGAGATCTCCTGGTTGCGCCCGGGCGGCGTGCCAGCAGTTGCCTGGGGGGAGATCCGCTTTCCGGCGGCGTCGCCGTCGATTATCGAAAGTAAATCCCTGAAGCTCTATCTGAATTCCCTGAACCAGGCGGTGTTCTCATCGGCGGATCAGGTTGCCGAGACCATTACCGCCGACCTGTCCAGCGCCTGTGGCGCCGCCGTGGCTGTGCGGCTGTTCAGTGTCGACGAATCCGCCCCTGCGGAAGGTCGGCCGCAGGGCTATGAGCTGATTGATGACGAGCCGGTAGACGATGTGGTTTACGAATACTCGGCGGATTCACTCAGCGCAGGCGAGGAAGTGGTCAGCGAGCAGCTGTGTTCCCACTTGCTGAAAAGCAATTGCCCGGTCACTGGCCAGCCTGACTGGGCCAGCGTGTTCATTCGTTATACCGGCCCGAAGATAGATCGTGCTGGTTTGCTGCGTTATGTGGTCAGTTTTCGCCAGAAGCAGGATTTCCATGAGCATTGCGTGGAAACCGTGTTTACGGATTTGATGGCCCGGTGTCAGCCAACGGAATTGATGGTTTGTGCCCGTTACACGCGGCGTGGAGGGCTGGATATCAACCCGTGGCGCAGCACCTGTGCAGAGGGTGATGCCGGACCGAGGTTGGTCCGGCAGTAG
- a CDS encoding ABC transporter permease — protein sequence MTLQALWTAFYTIVLREIRRFTRIWPQTLLPPAVTMTLYFIIFGNLIGSRIGEMGGYDYMQFIVPGLIMMAVITNSYANVVSSFFSMKFQRSIEELLVSPVPNWTILAGYVAGGMARGLSIGLVVTLLSLAFTRLSIHSLPIVVVTVFLTSALFSLGGFINAMLATKFDDISIVPTFVLTPLTYLGGVFYSIDMLPGFWQGVSMANPILYMVNGFRFGILGVSDVNPFVSLGMILVFIVLLATIALRMLARGKGIRH from the coding sequence GTGACGTTACAGGCACTGTGGACCGCGTTTTACACCATCGTACTCCGGGAGATTCGCCGGTTTACCCGGATATGGCCCCAGACTCTGTTGCCGCCTGCGGTCACCATGACGCTGTATTTTATTATCTTCGGCAACCTGATCGGCTCGCGCATTGGTGAAATGGGCGGGTACGACTATATGCAGTTCATTGTGCCGGGGCTGATCATGATGGCGGTGATCACCAACTCCTACGCCAACGTGGTGTCGTCGTTTTTTTCCATGAAGTTTCAGCGCAGCATTGAGGAGCTTCTGGTGTCGCCGGTTCCCAACTGGACTATCCTGGCCGGTTACGTGGCGGGCGGTATGGCCCGGGGGCTGAGTATTGGCCTGGTGGTTACCTTGCTGTCTCTTGCTTTTACCCGGTTATCGATTCACAGCCTGCCCATCGTGGTAGTGACGGTATTCCTGACATCGGCGTTGTTTTCCCTGGGTGGCTTCATCAATGCCATGCTGGCGACCAAGTTTGATGATATTTCCATTGTGCCCACGTTTGTGCTGACACCGCTGACGTACCTTGGTGGGGTGTTCTACAGCATCGATATGTTGCCGGGGTTCTGGCAGGGCGTGTCGATGGCCAACCCTATACTGTATATGGTGAATGGTTTCCGCTTCGGCATACTGGGTGTTTCGGACGTTAATCCGTTTGTCTCCCTTGGTATGATTCTGGTTTTCATTGTCCTTTTGGCGACCATTGCATTGCGTATGCTTGCCCGGGGCAAGGGTATCCGCCACTGA
- a CDS encoding ABC transporter ATP-binding protein has product MTYALEIEGLVKSYSSGFQALKGIDLQVQEGDFFALLGPNGAGKSTTLGIVSSLVNKSGGRVRVFGHDIDTDLSAAKLNLGVVPQEFNFNQFEKVFDIVTTQAGYYGIPLKQARISAEKYLRKLGLWDKRDTPSRMLSGGMKRRLMIARALVHEPRLLILDEPTAGVDIELRRSMWQFLEEMNRQGTTIILTTHYLEEAEALCRNIAIIDHGEIIRHTSKRELLKQLSVETFVLDLEQPVDAAPELEGFHCELNDDGALEAEVAKGQGLNALFVELEKKGIKVISMRTKANRLEELFVRMVEDNARETNRQAEVKA; this is encoded by the coding sequence ATGACCTACGCATTGGAAATTGAAGGGCTGGTCAAAAGCTACAGCAGTGGCTTTCAGGCGCTTAAGGGGATTGATCTGCAGGTACAGGAAGGCGATTTTTTCGCACTTCTGGGCCCGAATGGCGCCGGAAAATCCACCACTCTGGGCATCGTGTCTTCGTTGGTGAACAAATCCGGTGGCCGGGTGAGGGTGTTTGGCCATGACATCGATACCGATCTGTCCGCCGCAAAGCTGAACCTTGGCGTGGTGCCACAGGAGTTCAATTTCAACCAGTTTGAAAAGGTCTTCGACATAGTCACCACCCAGGCCGGTTACTACGGCATTCCACTCAAGCAGGCCAGGATCTCGGCGGAGAAGTACCTCCGGAAACTGGGCTTGTGGGACAAGCGCGACACCCCGTCGCGGATGCTGTCTGGCGGCATGAAGCGGCGGCTGATGATTGCCCGTGCGCTGGTCCATGAACCACGCCTGCTGATTCTCGATGAGCCCACCGCCGGCGTTGATATTGAGCTGCGTCGCTCCATGTGGCAGTTCCTGGAAGAGATGAACCGCCAGGGCACTACCATCATTCTGACCACCCATTATCTTGAAGAAGCCGAGGCGCTTTGCCGCAATATTGCGATCATTGATCATGGCGAGATTATCCGGCACACCAGTAAGCGTGAGCTGCTGAAACAGCTGAGTGTGGAAACCTTCGTGCTGGATCTCGAGCAGCCGGTTGATGCCGCCCCGGAGCTCGAAGGATTTCATTGCGAACTCAACGACGACGGAGCACTGGAGGCCGAGGTGGCCAAAGGGCAGGGCCTGAACGCCCTCTTTGTTGAACTGGAAAAGAAGGGCATCAAAGTGATCAGTATGCGTACCAAAGCCAACCGGCTGGAGGAGTTGTTTGTGCGCATGGTGGAAGACAACGCCCGTGAGACCAACCGGCAGGCGGAGGTGAAGGCGTGA
- a CDS encoding organic solvent ABC transporter permease gives MRFVHLTRLLLPFSAAFVLAGCLDSGGSSGSDDTSTGRVHFLGVSGLGYQTASQTGTTDDQGRFRYYPGETLSFNVGNLPIVSDVPAREYVTFLEFLPETRDALHTPGVNDEELRDHTISEQQQLNNITLLNMTRFLMALNWTENVPEGSGIDIRTRVIDQLNAALSDPDLPNAVDFNVNQGEFTAEDSPANQLLAQICFYPEDDELCSAPPTDDDINNAPPRPENDDDIDPDTDYREDLENLRNRILQAVRTLEDADNERARTYLRRELNAITREIGRRYYLADHKANHGASDTEIKTVAIRKIGGEPELAQLEAISKREQDVVVHSWSWQDADVDYFVAGPSGGESELLINFRPGNTYRWVRKQLRVVID, from the coding sequence ATGAGATTCGTTCACCTCACCCGCCTGCTCTTACCTTTTTCCGCTGCATTTGTTCTGGCAGGTTGCCTGGACAGCGGTGGCAGTTCCGGCTCAGACGACACCAGTACCGGGCGCGTGCACTTTCTGGGGGTTAGTGGTCTCGGTTACCAAACCGCCAGCCAGACCGGCACAACGGACGATCAGGGCCGGTTCCGCTACTATCCCGGCGAAACCCTGTCGTTCAACGTTGGCAATCTACCCATTGTCTCTGACGTTCCGGCACGGGAATACGTAACCTTTCTCGAATTTCTGCCAGAGACCCGGGACGCCCTCCACACCCCCGGCGTAAATGACGAGGAACTTCGGGACCACACCATCAGCGAACAACAGCAGCTCAACAACATCACCCTGCTGAATATGACGCGATTCCTGATGGCCCTGAACTGGACAGAGAATGTACCTGAAGGCTCAGGCATTGATATTCGCACCAGAGTGATTGACCAGCTCAACGCAGCGCTAAGCGACCCTGACCTGCCCAATGCCGTGGATTTTAACGTCAACCAGGGGGAGTTTACCGCCGAGGACTCACCCGCCAATCAACTGCTGGCGCAGATCTGCTTCTACCCGGAAGACGACGAGCTTTGCTCCGCCCCACCCACAGACGACGACATCAACAACGCACCGCCACGGCCGGAAAACGACGACGACATTGATCCGGACACCGACTACCGGGAAGACCTGGAGAACCTGCGTAACCGGATTCTCCAGGCCGTAAGGACCCTGGAAGATGCAGACAACGAACGGGCCAGAACCTATCTACGCCGGGAGCTGAATGCCATCACCCGGGAAATCGGGCGCCGCTATTACCTGGCAGACCATAAAGCCAACCATGGCGCCAGCGACACCGAAATCAAGACGGTTGCCATCCGCAAGATCGGCGGGGAGCCTGAATTAGCCCAGTTGGAGGCAATCAGCAAACGGGAGCAGGATGTCGTTGTCCATTCCTGGAGCTGGCAAGACGCAGACGTAGACTACTTTGTGGCCGGGCCCAGCGGCGGAGAATCGGAACTGCTGATCAACTTCAGACCAGGCAACACCTACCGCTGGGTGCGCAAGCAATTGCGGGTAGTTATCGATTGA
- a CDS encoding HD-GYP domain-containing protein: MGVQQKKIAVHDLEVGMFVSDLDRPWHQTPFPIQGFYIRSQNDIRALVSHCKWVMVDVAESRDSVALSKETGKSFRKAPTSRTNGREELQLAPLSIREPVTYQTATTLKREVKASRRLLADAEKALKETFATAHSGQMPDLRPAAEVARKMVASVARQPDALLWLSRTRQYDDYIYRHAINTAVWALVCGRQLGLNEGLLNHLGTGCLLSQVGKTELPKDLLMREHQLGPEEYAEYRSYVTRGVKLLEHAGLSRAVMSVVQGHRERHNGSGFPHGIRGDRIPLLAKVAGIAEFFESMTAPRDDQQPLTPAKAVSLLYDMRNIEFQEDLVEAFIQSIGIYPTGSLVELSDGQRGVVVSHSPERRLWPRVMVMQGPDCQPLKSAKIIDLAKFNQSRPASEALTVRDCLPHGTEGLDPALYDVTGGESRWSLNSLINR; encoded by the coding sequence GTGGGAGTCCAGCAGAAGAAAATCGCGGTTCATGATCTGGAGGTCGGCATGTTCGTGTCTGACCTGGATCGGCCGTGGCATCAGACCCCATTCCCCATTCAGGGCTTCTATATCCGCTCCCAGAACGACATTCGGGCGCTGGTTTCCCACTGCAAGTGGGTAATGGTCGATGTGGCTGAGAGCCGGGATTCTGTCGCCCTGAGCAAAGAGACAGGCAAATCCTTCCGTAAGGCGCCCACCAGCCGTACTAACGGCCGGGAGGAGCTGCAATTGGCTCCGTTAAGTATTCGTGAGCCAGTCACCTACCAGACCGCTACCACGCTCAAAAGAGAAGTAAAGGCTTCCCGCCGTTTGCTGGCGGATGCCGAGAAAGCGCTCAAGGAGACATTCGCGACAGCCCATTCTGGCCAGATGCCGGATCTTAGGCCGGCTGCCGAGGTGGCCCGTAAAATGGTGGCAAGTGTTGCCCGCCAGCCGGATGCGTTGTTGTGGCTGAGCCGCACCCGACAGTATGACGATTACATCTATCGCCATGCGATCAATACCGCCGTTTGGGCGTTGGTCTGTGGTCGTCAGCTTGGTCTGAATGAGGGCCTGCTGAACCATCTTGGCACCGGTTGTTTGTTGTCTCAGGTGGGCAAGACGGAGCTGCCGAAAGACCTGCTGATGCGCGAGCATCAACTCGGGCCGGAGGAATACGCGGAGTATCGTAGCTACGTAACCCGGGGCGTGAAGCTGCTTGAACACGCCGGCTTGTCACGTGCGGTGATGAGTGTGGTGCAGGGGCATCGGGAACGTCACAACGGTTCCGGTTTCCCGCACGGGATCCGTGGCGACCGCATTCCGCTGCTGGCCAAGGTGGCAGGCATCGCTGAGTTTTTTGAATCGATGACGGCACCCCGCGATGACCAACAACCGTTGACCCCGGCTAAAGCAGTTTCCCTGCTGTACGACATGCGCAATATCGAATTCCAGGAGGACCTGGTTGAGGCCTTTATCCAGTCGATTGGTATCTATCCGACCGGTTCACTGGTGGAGCTGTCTGATGGGCAGCGGGGTGTGGTGGTTTCCCACTCGCCGGAGCGTCGTTTGTGGCCCCGGGTGATGGTGATGCAGGGCCCGGATTGCCAGCCTCTGAAGTCAGCAAAGATTATTGATTTGGCGAAATTCAACCAATCCCGTCCTGCGTCGGAAGCGCTGACAGTGCGGGACTGCCTGCCCCACGGAACAGAGGGACTGGACCCAGCCCTTTACGATGTTACCGGTGGCGAATCCCGGTGGTCGCTGAACAGTCTGATCAATCGATAA
- a CDS encoding PilZ domain-containing protein yields the protein MVDNDRRVHSRTALSAKVKVVHEQFGEFVFSTRDISDGGVFIVLNDEPFSPQLGDKVTVQVQGLPVPAPILDMVVVRQTNDGFGLQFDQNDE from the coding sequence ATGGTAGACAACGATCGCAGAGTGCACAGCCGCACCGCTTTGAGTGCGAAAGTTAAGGTGGTACACGAACAGTTTGGTGAATTCGTGTTTTCAACCCGCGATATCTCGGACGGAGGCGTATTCATCGTGCTCAACGACGAGCCTTTTTCGCCGCAATTAGGTGACAAGGTAACCGTGCAGGTGCAGGGTTTACCGGTGCCGGCACCCATACTGGATATGGTGGTGGTAAGGCAGACCAACGACGGTTTTGGCCTGCAGTTTGACCAGAATGATGAATAG
- a CDS encoding Fe(3+) ABC transporter substrate-binding protein: MRMKLAAAVAIALTATPMAATADGEVNIYSYRQAYLLEPLLDAFTDETGIKTNVVFAKQGLAERLEREGRNSPADVVMTVDISRINELVEKNLVAEVDSDTINKNIPENLRHPDGKWFALTTRGRLIFTSKDRVEEGEISTYEDLTDAKWKGRICTRSGKHPYNVALVSSMIAHHGEEKAQEWLQGVKDNLARKPQGGDRDQIKAIAEGVCDLALGNSYYYGNMLMDENQRPTAEQVNLVFPNANDRGTHVNISGISLTQSAPNKANAIKLIEFLSSPSAQRIYAEANSEYPANPEVKPTGMVAEWGEMNPDNLSLQEIANNRNAAVRLIDRVDYDG; this comes from the coding sequence ATGCGAATGAAACTAGCAGCCGCTGTTGCCATCGCCCTGACCGCCACACCGATGGCTGCCACCGCCGATGGCGAAGTAAACATCTATTCCTACCGCCAGGCTTATCTGCTGGAGCCGCTGTTGGATGCCTTTACCGATGAAACCGGCATCAAGACCAACGTTGTCTTCGCCAAGCAGGGTCTGGCAGAACGTCTGGAACGTGAGGGCCGTAACAGCCCAGCCGACGTGGTGATGACGGTCGACATTTCCCGCATCAACGAGCTGGTTGAAAAAAACCTGGTCGCGGAAGTAGACAGCGACACCATTAATAAGAACATTCCGGAAAACCTGCGCCACCCGGACGGCAAGTGGTTTGCACTGACCACCCGTGGCCGCCTGATCTTCACCTCCAAAGATCGGGTTGAAGAAGGCGAAATCAGCACCTACGAAGACCTGACCGATGCAAAATGGAAAGGGCGCATCTGCACCCGTAGCGGCAAGCACCCGTACAACGTAGCGCTGGTGTCTTCCATGATCGCCCATCATGGCGAAGAAAAAGCTCAGGAGTGGCTCCAGGGCGTTAAAGACAACCTGGCACGCAAGCCCCAAGGCGGCGATCGTGACCAGATCAAAGCCATTGCCGAAGGCGTGTGCGACCTTGCCCTGGGTAACAGCTATTACTACGGCAACATGCTGATGGACGAAAACCAGCGCCCGACCGCCGAGCAGGTCAATCTGGTGTTCCCGAATGCTAACGATCGTGGCACCCACGTGAACATCAGTGGTATTTCCCTGACCCAGAGCGCGCCCAACAAGGCCAACGCCATCAAGCTGATCGAGTTCCTGTCCTCACCGAGCGCACAGCGTATCTACGCCGAGGCCAACTCTGAGTACCCGGCAAACCCGGAAGTCAAGCCAACCGGCATGGTTGCTGAGTGGGGCGAAATGAACCCGGACAACCTGTCGCTGCAGGAAATTGCCAACAACCGCAACGCAGCCGTTCGCCTGATTGATCGCGTCGACTACGACGGCTAA
- a CDS encoding ABC transporter permease, producing MTEVVSSANPGLSQPLLAKRTSKRWMISALITTAIVALPVFSVLYLALFPDENIWPHLMETTLPRYLTTTIKLMIGVGILTLIIGLSTAWAVTVCEFPGRKFFEWALLLPFAVPAYVIAYVYTSLLDYAGPVQKALREWFGWQSAADYWFPEIRSLEGAVLMIGLVLYPYVYLLGRAAFMEQSPSLFAVSRSLGHSAISTFFRVVLPIARPAIAVGLSLVLMETLNDFGTVDFFAVQTLTLGLFDTWMNLGNLGGAAQIATTMLMFVVILVTLERYSRRRQQQFAARDNRDPIHRFTMSFPRQMICLAVCAVPLIFGFIIPGATLGYYAWEYFDESWNPNFIRNTFNSLFLSGTAALTTLLIGVTLAYSRRLHNTRGMQVLMRLSSLGYAMPGAVLAVGVIIPLAGFDNWFDGLMRDYFGFSTGLLLSGTAFALVFAYTVRFLAVSAGSVESALQKVTPSMDMASRSLGHTPGKTLVKVHLPMLRGTLVTAALVVFVDCMKELPATLILRPFNYETLATYVYQFASDEQLYHSALPSLIIVLAGIIPIILMSRSISNSRTMT from the coding sequence ATGACCGAGGTCGTTTCCAGTGCCAATCCGGGGCTTTCGCAACCACTTCTGGCCAAACGCACCTCAAAACGATGGATGATCAGTGCCCTGATCACCACGGCCATTGTCGCTTTACCCGTCTTCTCTGTGCTTTACCTGGCCTTGTTCCCTGATGAGAACATCTGGCCACACCTGATGGAAACCACCCTGCCCCGCTACCTCACAACCACCATCAAGCTGATGATTGGCGTGGGCATTCTCACATTGATCATCGGGCTTTCCACCGCCTGGGCGGTCACCGTGTGCGAGTTCCCGGGGCGAAAATTCTTCGAATGGGCCCTGCTGCTGCCCTTTGCGGTGCCGGCCTACGTGATTGCCTACGTTTATACCAGCCTGCTCGACTACGCCGGTCCGGTCCAGAAAGCCCTACGGGAATGGTTTGGCTGGCAAAGCGCCGCAGACTACTGGTTCCCGGAGATTCGCAGCCTGGAAGGGGCTGTCCTGATGATCGGCCTGGTGCTCTACCCTTACGTTTATCTCCTGGGCCGCGCGGCCTTCATGGAGCAATCGCCGTCACTGTTTGCGGTCAGCCGCAGTCTTGGCCATTCCGCGATCAGTACGTTTTTCCGGGTAGTGCTGCCCATTGCCCGCCCTGCTATCGCGGTAGGTTTGTCACTGGTGTTGATGGAAACCCTGAACGACTTCGGCACCGTCGACTTCTTCGCCGTACAAACCCTCACCCTGGGCCTGTTCGATACCTGGATGAACCTGGGCAACCTGGGCGGAGCGGCCCAGATCGCCACCACCATGCTTATGTTCGTGGTGATCCTGGTTACCCTGGAGCGTTACTCCCGCCGGCGCCAGCAACAGTTTGCCGCCCGGGATAACCGCGACCCCATCCACCGCTTTACCATGTCTTTTCCGCGCCAGATGATTTGCCTGGCCGTATGCGCCGTCCCTCTGATCTTCGGTTTCATTATTCCGGGCGCCACCCTTGGCTACTACGCCTGGGAATACTTTGATGAAAGCTGGAACCCGAACTTCATTCGCAACACCTTTAACAGCCTGTTCCTGTCTGGTACCGCAGCGCTGACCACCCTGCTGATTGGTGTTACCCTCGCCTACAGCCGCCGGCTGCACAATACCCGAGGCATGCAGGTGCTGATGCGCCTTTCCAGCCTGGGTTACGCCATGCCCGGCGCGGTGCTTGCGGTTGGTGTGATTATTCCCCTGGCCGGCTTCGACAACTGGTTCGATGGCCTGATGCGGGATTACTTTGGTTTCAGCACCGGCCTGCTGCTGAGCGGCACCGCCTTTGCCCTGGTGTTTGCCTACACGGTTCGCTTTTTGGCGGTTTCCGCCGGCAGTGTTGAAAGTGCCCTTCAGAAGGTCACACCGAGCATGGACATGGCCTCGCGCTCACTGGGTCACACACCCGGTAAAACCCTGGTGAAGGTGCACCTGCCCATGCTCAGGGGCACCCTGGTGACAGCGGCCCTGGTGGTGTTTGTAGACTGCATGAAAGAACTGCCCGCCACCCTGATACTGCGCCCATTCAACTACGAAACCCTGGCCACCTATGTGTACCAGTTTGCTTCGGATGAGCAGCTGTACCACAGCGCACTGCCCTCCCTGATCATCGTGCTGGCAGGCATCATTCCGATCATTCTGATGAGCCGGTCCATCTCCAATTCCAGAACCATGACCTGA
- a CDS encoding AMP-binding protein, which translates to MDTTNKLPLDMLYHWEATKADSPYMTQPIGNGKVVEYTWGRAIDEARRMASYLKSLNLPEKSRIGLISKNCAQWIMTDWAIWLAGHISVPLYPTLNADTVNYILNHAECEVLFVGKLDDWDSMKPGVPDSVRCISYPLSPPNDFETWDDIVAKYPPLEGQVHREPEELATIVYTSGSTGRPKGVMLSFENMAFAAAGGIETLGVGPEERMLSYLPLAHVFERTFVELGSLYAGFHLYFAESLDTFVQDLQRAQPTLFLSVPRLWVKFQHGVLQKVPKQKLERLLKIPLVNKLIKKKVLKGLGLDKVKLAGSGSAPLSNDVLDWYRNLGLELLEGYGMSENFAYSHMNKPGRTRTGYVGEALPGVEVKISEQGEVLVKSPATMMGYYKDEEKTKETFTEDGFLKTGDKGEIDEMGRLKLTGRIKEIFKTSKGKYIAPAPIENRLMSHDAIEMVCVSGANQTQPHALVLLGEEIRPKMADESFRKEIEESFTQLIKDVNKTVDPHEQLAFITVVSDEWSIENSFLTPTLKLKRNVVEDAYQEKVDSWYAKKQPVIWQ; encoded by the coding sequence ATGGACACAACAAACAAACTTCCCCTCGATATGCTTTACCACTGGGAAGCCACGAAAGCTGATTCCCCTTACATGACTCAGCCGATTGGCAACGGCAAGGTGGTTGAATACACCTGGGGCCGGGCAATTGATGAAGCCCGCAGGATGGCATCCTACCTGAAGTCCCTTAACCTGCCGGAAAAGAGCCGTATTGGTCTTATTTCGAAGAACTGCGCGCAATGGATCATGACCGACTGGGCGATCTGGTTGGCCGGCCATATTTCCGTACCCCTGTACCCAACCCTGAATGCGGATACCGTCAACTACATCCTGAACCACGCCGAATGCGAGGTTCTGTTTGTGGGCAAGCTGGACGACTGGGACAGCATGAAGCCGGGTGTTCCGGATTCCGTGCGTTGCATTTCCTACCCCCTGAGCCCGCCCAACGATTTCGAGACCTGGGACGACATCGTGGCCAAATACCCGCCGCTGGAAGGCCAGGTACACCGTGAGCCGGAAGAGCTGGCAACCATTGTGTACACCTCTGGCAGCACTGGTCGGCCCAAGGGTGTAATGCTCAGCTTCGAAAACATGGCGTTTGCCGCTGCTGGTGGCATTGAGACTCTGGGTGTGGGCCCCGAGGAGCGCATGTTGTCTTACCTGCCGCTGGCCCACGTGTTCGAACGTACCTTTGTGGAGTTGGGCTCTCTGTATGCCGGTTTCCATCTGTACTTTGCTGAGTCCCTGGATACATTTGTTCAGGATCTGCAGCGGGCGCAGCCGACGCTGTTCCTGTCTGTGCCTCGCCTGTGGGTGAAGTTCCAGCACGGCGTGTTGCAGAAGGTGCCCAAGCAGAAGCTGGAGCGCTTGCTGAAGATTCCGTTGGTCAACAAACTGATCAAGAAGAAAGTCCTCAAAGGGCTGGGCCTGGACAAGGTCAAGCTGGCGGGCTCCGGCTCCGCGCCGCTGTCCAACGATGTGCTGGACTGGTACCGCAACCTGGGCCTGGAGCTGCTGGAAGGCTACGGCATGTCTGAGAACTTCGCCTACTCGCACATGAACAAGCCGGGCCGTACCCGTACCGGTTACGTGGGCGAGGCGCTGCCAGGTGTTGAGGTGAAAATCAGCGAGCAGGGCGAAGTGTTGGTGAAGAGCCCGGCCACCATGATGGGTTACTACAAGGACGAAGAGAAAACCAAGGAAACCTTCACCGAAGATGGCTTCCTGAAGACTGGCGACAAGGGCGAAATCGACGAGATGGGCCGCCTGAAGCTGACCGGCCGCATCAAGGAGATCTTCAAAACCAGCAAGGGCAAGTACATTGCCCCTGCGCCGATTGAGAATCGCCTGATGTCGCACGACGCCATCGAAATGGTATGTGTGTCTGGTGCCAACCAGACCCAGCCCCATGCCCTGGTGCTCCTGGGTGAGGAGATTCGCCCGAAGATGGCCGATGAAAGCTTCCGCAAGGAAATTGAAGAGAGCTTCACTCAGCTGATCAAAGACGTGAACAAGACCGTTGATCCCCACGAGCAACTGGCGTTCATTACTGTGGTCAGCGATGAGTGGTCCATCGAGAACAGCTTCCTGACCCCGACGCTGAAGCTCAAGCGTAACGTAGTTGAAGACGCTTACCAGGAGAAAGTGGATAGCTGGTACGCGAAGAAGCAGCCGGTTATCTGGCAGTAA
- a CDS encoding ABC transporter substrate-binding protein, whose amino-acid sequence MAKKTLRTLIGASLLAAASLVQAEETRVVAITQIVEHPALDAAHEGIKDELAERGYRVGENLRLMHESAQGNSAIASQIARKFVGESPDVIVAIATPSAQTVAAAARNIPVVFSAVTDPVAAKLVQSLETPGANITGVSDMLPIEKHLDMLQRIMPDAKRIGTVYNPGEANAAALIDLLEERLAARDMQLVKGAATKTSEVLGAARSLVGKVDAIYLTTDNTVISAAEAVISVGERSKIPVFAADTATVERGAVAALGFNYYNHGRQTGAMVVRILEGAGTADMPVETMEELDLYVNPAAGERMGITLSEDLIQDAKEVVKSDK is encoded by the coding sequence ATGGCCAAGAAGACCTTGCGCACCCTGATCGGCGCTTCGCTGCTGGCAGCAGCAAGCCTGGTTCAGGCTGAAGAAACCCGTGTAGTTGCCATCACGCAGATTGTTGAGCACCCGGCACTGGATGCCGCTCATGAAGGCATCAAAGATGAACTGGCCGAGCGCGGCTACCGCGTGGGTGAAAACCTTCGCCTGATGCACGAAAGCGCCCAGGGCAACTCAGCGATTGCCTCCCAGATTGCCCGCAAGTTTGTGGGTGAAAGCCCGGACGTGATTGTTGCCATCGCTACCCCGTCTGCCCAGACCGTAGCAGCCGCAGCCCGCAACATTCCGGTTGTCTTCTCAGCAGTGACAGACCCGGTGGCGGCCAAACTGGTCCAGAGCCTTGAGACACCGGGCGCCAATATCACAGGCGTAAGCGACATGCTGCCTATTGAGAAGCATTTGGACATGCTCCAGCGCATCATGCCGGATGCCAAGCGCATCGGCACCGTTTACAACCCCGGTGAAGCGAATGCCGCCGCCCTGATTGATCTGCTTGAAGAGCGCCTGGCGGCCCGCGACATGCAACTGGTTAAAGGTGCTGCCACCAAGACCTCTGAAGTGCTGGGTGCGGCCCGCTCGCTGGTCGGCAAGGTAGATGCCATCTACCTGACCACCGACAACACCGTGATCAGTGCTGCCGAAGCGGTGATTTCCGTTGGCGAGCGGTCCAAGATTCCGGTATTCGCGGCAGACACCGCCACTGTTGAGCGTGGCGCGGTTGCCGCTCTCGGTTTCAACTACTACAACCACGGCCGCCAGACCGGCGCCATGGTTGTGCGCATTCTGGAAGGTGCCGGCACCGCCGACATGCCCGTTGAAACCATGGAAGAGCTGGACCTTTACGTAAACCCGGCCGCCGGTGAGCGCATGGGTATTACCCTGTCCGAAGACCTCATCCAGGACGCAAAAGAAGTCGTCAAAAGCGACAAGTAA